In one Mustela lutreola isolate mMusLut2 chromosome 8, mMusLut2.pri, whole genome shotgun sequence genomic region, the following are encoded:
- the GLI1 gene encoding zinc finger protein GLI1 isoform X4, producing the protein MFNSMTPPPVSSYGEPCCLRPLPSQAPNMGTEGLPGLPFCHQANLMSGPHSYGPARETNSCTEAPLFPPPRSAVKLTKKRALSISPLSDASLDLQTVIRTSPSSLVAFINSRCASPGGSYGHLSIGTMSPSLGFPPQMNHQKGTSPSFGGQPCGPHDPTQGGMMPHAQSRGPLPTCQLKSELDLLVSKCPEEPLEGDISSPNSTGTQDPLLGMLDGREDLEREEKPEPESVYETDCRWDGCSQEFDSQEQLVHHINSEHIHGERKEFVCHWGGCSRELRPFKAQYMLVVHMRRHTGEKPHKCTFEGCRKSYSRLENLKTHLRSHTGEKPYMCEHEGCSKAFSNASDRAKHQNRTHSNEKPYVCKLPGCTKRYTDPSSLRKHVKTVHGPDAHVTKRHRGDGPLPRAPSLSTVEPKRERDGGPVREESRLTVPEGAVKPQPSPGAQSSCSSDHSPAGSAANTDSGVEMTGNAGGSTEDLSSLDEGPCIAGTGLSTLRRLENLRLDQLHQLRPIGPRGLKLPSLTHTGTPVSRRLGPPVSLDRRSSSSSSISSAYTVSRRSSLASPYPPGSPPENGASSLPGLTPTQHYLLRARYASARGGGTPPMSAPSLDRMGSLPAPPWRSRAEYPGYNANAGVTRRASDPARAVDRPASARVQRFKSLGCVHTPPTVTGGGRNFDPQLPTAVYSPQPPSITENVTMDTRGLQEEPEGGTSMMSNGLNPYMDFPPTDTLGYGGPEEAAAEAYGARGPGSLPLGPGPPTNYGLNPCPQQVSYPEHPPEPWGEFPSHSGLYPGPKAPAGVYSQCPRLEHYGQVQVKPEQGCPVGSDSTGLAPCLSAHPSDGPPRSQPLFSHYTQPPPPQYPQSGAYTQPPPDYLPSEPRPGLDFDSPTHSTGQLKAQLVCNYVQSQKELLWEGGGRGDPPVQETLYQSPKFLGASQLSPSPAKGPMATYGPGFAPNLPNHKSGSYLAPLPCHENFAVGASKTPHRATAPPRLLPPLPTCSGTLKAGSTNPSCGHPEVGRLGGGPALYAPPEGQVCNPLDSLDLDNTQLDFVAILDEAQGLSPPPSHDQGDSSEHTPPPSGPPNMAVGNMSILLGSLPGETQFLNSSA; encoded by the exons ATGTTCAACTCGATGACCCCACCTCCGGTCAGTAGCTATGGCGAGCCCTGCTGTCTCCGGCCCCTCCCCAGTCAGGCCCCCAACATGGGGACAGAAG GACTGCCTGGTCTGCCCTTCTGCCACCAGGCCAACCTCATGTCTGGCCCCCACAGTTATGGGCCAGCCAGAGAGACCAACAGCTGCACTGAGG CCccactcttccctcctccccgaAGTGCAGTCAAGTTGACCAAGAAGCGGGCCCTCTCCATCTCACCTCTGTCAGACGCCAGCCTGGACCTGCAGACAGTCATCCGCACCTCACCCAGCTCCCTTGTGGCCTTCATCAACTCACGCTGTGCATCTCCTGGGGGCTCCTATGGGCACCTCTCCATCGGCACCATGAG cccaTCTCTGGGATTCCCACCCCAGATGAATCACCAAAAAGGGACCTCACCTTCCTTCGGGGGCCAGCCCTGTGGTCCCCATGACCCCACTCAAGGTGGGATGATGCCACATGCTCAGTCCCGGGGACCCCTCCCAACTTGCCAG ctgaagtctgagctGGACCTGCTGGTTAGCAAGTGCCCAGAGGAGCCTTTGGAGGGCGATATATCTAGCCCCAACTCCACAGGCACACag GATCCCCTGCTGGGGATGTTGGATGGGCGGGAGGacctggagagagaggagaagccagAGCCTGAATCTGTGTATGAGACTGACTGCCGCTGGGATGGCTGCAGCCAAGAATTTGACTCCCAGGAGCAGCTGGTGCAC CACATCAACAGTGAGCACATCCATGGGGAACGGAAGGAGTTCGTATGCCATTGGGGGGGCTGCTCCAGGGAGCTGAGGCCCTTCAAAGCCCAGTATATGCTGGTGGTCCACATGCGCAGACACACGGGCGAGAAGCCACACAAGTGCACG TTTGAGGGGTGCCGGAAGTCATACTCACGCCTCGAAAATCTGAAGACGCACCTGCGGTCACACACGGGTGAGAAGCCATACATGTGTGAGCACGAGGGCTGCAGTAAAGCCTTCAGCAATGCCAGTGACCGAGCCAAGCACCAGAATCGGACCCACTCCAATGAG AAGCCGTATGTGTGTAAGCTCCCGGGCTGCACCAAACGCTACACAGATCCTAGCTCGCTCCGGAAACACGTCAAGACGGTTCACGGTCCTGATGCCCATGTGACCAAGCGCCACCGAGGAGACGGCCCCTTGCCCAGGGCACCGTCCCTGTCCACAGTGGAGCCCAAGAGGGAGCGGGACGGAGGCCCCGTCAGGGAGGAGAGCAGACTGACCGTGCCGGAGGGCGCTGTG AAGCCacagcccagccctggggcccAGTCGTCTTGCAGCAGCGACCACTCCCCAGCCGGCAGCGCAGCCAATACAGATAGTGGTGTGGAAATGACTGGAAATGCAGGGGGCAGCACTGAGGATCTGTCCAGCTTGGATGAGGGGCCTTGCATTGCTGGCACTGGTCTGTCCACTCTTCGCCGCCTTGAGAACCTCAGACTGGACCAGCTACATCAACTTCGGCCGATAGGGCCCCGGGGCCTCAAACTGCCCAGCCTGACCCATACTG GCACCCCTGTGTCCCGCCGCCTGGGCCCCCCGGTTTCTCTTGACCGCCGCAGCAGCAGCTCCAGCAGCATCAGCTCAGCCTATACCGTCAGCCGCCGCTCCTCCCTGGCCTCCCCTTACCCCCCTGGATCCCCACCCGAGAACggggcatcctctctgcctggccTCACGCCAACCCAGCACTACCTGCTCCGGGCAAGGTATGCTTCAGCCAGGGGAGGTGGTACCCCCCCAATGTCAGCACCCAGCCTGGACCGGATGGGGAGCCTTCCTGCACCTCCCTGGAGAAGCCGAGCTGAATACCCAGGATACAATGCCAATGCAGGGGTCACCCGGAGGGCCAGTGACCCGGCCCGGGCTGTTGACCGCCCTGCCTCAGCCCGAGTCCAGCGGTTCAAGAGCTTGGGTTGTGTCCACACGCCCCCCACTGTGACAGGGGGAGGACGGAACTTCGATCCCCAACTCCCAACCGCTGTCTACTCACCACAGCCCCCTAGCATCACTGAGAATGTCACCATGGATACCAGAGGGCTGCAGGAGGAGCCAGAAGGTGGGACCTCCATGATGAGCAATGGTCTAAACCCCTATATGGACTTCCCACCTACTGATACTTTGGGATATGGGGGACCTGAGGAGGCAGCAGCTGAAGCGTATGGAGCTAGGGGTCCAGGCTCCCTGCCTCTTGGGCCTGGTCCACCCACCAACTATGGGCTGAACCCCTGTCCCCAGCAGGTCTCCTATCCTGAGCACCCACCTGAACCATGGGGTGAGTTTCCTTCCCACTCTGGGCTGTACCCAGGTCCCAAGGCTCCAGCTGGAGTCTATAGTCAGTGTCCTCGTCTTGAACATTATGGACAAGTGCAGGTCAAGCCTGAACAAGGGTGTCCAGTGGGTTCTGACTCCACAGGACTGGCGCCCTGCCTCAGTGCTCACCCCAGTGACGGGCCTCCTCGCTCACAGCCTCTGTTCTCCCACTATAcgcagcctccccctccccaataTCCCCAGTCAGGTGCCTATACCCAGCCACCCCCTGATTATCTTCCTTCAGAGCCCAGGCCTGGCCTGGACTTTGACTCCCCCACTCACTCCACAGGACAACTCAAGGCTCAGCTGGTGTGTAATTATGTTCAGTCTCAAAAGGAACTGCtctgggagggtgggggcaggggagatcCCCCAGTCCAGGAAACTCTCTACCAGAGTCCCAAGTTTCTAGGGGCTTCCCAGCTTAGCCCCAGCCCTGCCAAGGGACCAATGGCCACGTATGGACCTGGCTTTGCACCTAACTTGCCCAATCACAAGTCGGGCTCCTATCTTGCCCCTCTACCCTGCCATGAAAATTTTGCAGTAGGGGCAAGCAAGACCCCCCATAGGGCAACAGCACCACCCCGACTTCTGCCCCCACTGCCCACTTGCTCTGGGACCCTCAAGGCAGGGAGCACCAACCCCAGTTGTGGTCATCCTGAGGTAGGCAGGCTGGGAGGGGGTCCTGCCTTGTATGCTCCTCCTGAAGGGCAGGTGTGTAACCCTCTGGACTCTCTTGACCTTGACAACACTCAGTTGGACTTTGTGGCTATTCTGGATGAGGCCCAGGGGCTGAGTCCTCCCCCTTCCCATGATCAGGGGGACAGCTCTGAACataccccacctccctctgggcCCCCCAACATGGCAGTGGGCAACATGAGTATCTTACTGGGATCCCTGCCTGGGGAGACACAATTTCTCAACTCTAGCGCCTGA